The Neomonachus schauinslandi chromosome 11, ASM220157v2, whole genome shotgun sequence genomic sequence GCAGATAGCTCTTTGGGCAGGCCCAAGGGACTCAATGCTAATGCCCAGGGCACTGGGAGCTTGGCGAACCCTGACACCCAGCAGAGCCTCCTCAGGGCCGCCCTCAACCCACTGTGAGGGCCTCAGGGCTGGCTGTGGAGGCTGGgcactgcctctccccctccacagGGACTTGGCCAAGGGAAGGggcctgctgagcttggagcctcgAAGCTTCTGGCAGTAAGACCCTCAGGACGGGCCGCCGAGACCACAGCAGGCATTCTATTCAGGGCCCAGAAAATCTGGTTCTTGATATCCTGGGAGAGGATGTGAGGATCTCTGTGCTTGGCCTACAGAGCACCCAGGACCTGGGGGTGGGCATGCCAGGGTCCCGGAGCCCCAAACCCAAGCGCTCTTGGCTGTCTGTACCTGTGAGAGCCCACACTCCAGAAggagacccccccacccctgctgaaTGGCTGCCACTTGGAtggctctccctccccctgggcAGCGAGAGCCACGTCCACCCCAAGCAGCTTCAGGCACGAGGCAGGACACAAAAACACCAGCAGGCAGGGAGTCACCCAAAGCCAGGCCAACTGTTAGGATCTGCTCATGGTTCTACAAAGACCTTTACTGGACAGTTCCTTCCAGAGCAGAGACACACCCTCAGGCGGCGGGCAGGATGCAGTGGGGCAAGGCGCCGACCGCCCCGGGTGAGCACGGCGGGCGGCGGGCGCCACACGTCACTTCTCCAGAGGCGCGTAGTTGAGCAGCTTCTCGATCAGGTCCACGTGTGCTAGCAGCATGCGGCGGCAACAGTACCGCTTCAGGCCAAGCGCATCCAGGGCATCCCTGTGGTGAGAGGAGCAGACCACACCGTGTTCATCCAGGCAGTCCTGGGGGGACA encodes the following:
- the POLR2L gene encoding DNA-directed RNA polymerases I, II, and III subunit RPABC5 codes for the protein MIIPVRCFTCGKIVGNKWEAYLGLLQAEYTEGDALDALGLKRYCCRRMLLAHVDLIEKLLNYAPLEK